In Eubacteriales bacterium mix99, the DNA window TACTCCAAAAGTAGCCTGGCAGCAAATAAGCGCAAAGATTCGACAGCTGTCGGCATTGTATAGACTTCTTTCTCACATTGATGAACAATATCCCGGTAAGCAAGCAGGAGATCTTTTTTTGTATCAAAATATTTATACACCAATCCCTTGCTGATCCCCGCAAGATCAGCAATCTCAGCAATTGTGGTATTGGCATAGCCTTTTTTGTCAAACAGCTTCAGAGAGGCATCCAAGATCTGCTTCTTTCGTAGTCGCGCAATTTTTTCTCTTTTTTCAATAGACATGGTCATAGCCGATACCTCATTCCGTTTATTTGCTATCAACATTATTTCATAAATATACCGAAAAGTAAATCAACGACGAAAACAGTCCCTTGTCAGGCCTTGATCACAGGGTAAATTCCAACAGCTGGCGAAGGATATAAGGCATAAATAACCAGCGATTCATCATTGACTTGCCGGTCACCTTTTGATATAATTGTTATAAATTTGACAAGCATAAATACATGCTTTCCCTGCTGTGCCTTTGTCAAATGAAAGCAATCAAATTGAAGGAGGAAGTGTCTATGCCATTCAAAACCTTATTGTCCCCAATCAGGATTGGCAGTATGGAGGTAAAGAACCGCTTTGTCGTTCCGCCCATGGGTACCTGCTTTGCCAACCAGGATGCTACGGTATCCCAGCGAATGATCGACTATTATTCCGCACGCGCCAAAGGCGGCTTCGGACTGATTACCATTGAGGTCACCGCCGTCGCTCCGGAAGGAGAAGCAATTAAAACAGAACCTGGTTTATGGGATGATAAATTTATTCCTCAATACAGGAAACTGATTGATGCCTGTCACAAATATGGAGCAAAGGTTTCCGTCCAGCTGCATCATGCAGGAAGACAAACGAATACAGGAATCATGGGCGAACAGCCTGTTTCTTCCTCGCCGTTGCCCTGCCCGATCTGTGCAGAAATCCCCCGGGAATTAACGACGGAGGAAGTTTATACACAGATACAAAACTTCATTGATGCTGCGCAAAGGGCCCGTGAGGCGGGCGCAGATGCCGTTGAAATTCACGGTGCCCACGGCTATCTGGTTGCTCAGTTTATGTCTCCCTATTCCAACAAGCGCACCGATGAGTTTGGCGGCACCTTTATCAACCGAATGCGCTTCCCCACTCTGATCATCAAAGGCATCCGGGAACAGGTGGATGCAAACTTCCCCATTATCTTCCGTATCAGCGGTGATGAAAAAATCACCGGAGGAAGAACCATAGCCGAAACCCGGGCCATTGCTAGGTTGTTTGAGGAGTTGGGCGTAAATGCCATGCACGTCACAGCCAGCGTATACGGCAGCAGTCAATGGCTTTGGGCTCCAACCGAAATCAAAGCCGGTTACATTGCGGAACTTGCCGGAGAAGTGAAAAAGTCCGTATCCATACCGGTCATTACCGTAGGGCGTTATACGGATCCTTTTATTGCCGAAGATGTATTGCTGACAGGAAAAGCCGACATGGTCTCCTTTGGAAGACAGTCCATCGCCGATCCTGAGATGCCCAACAAAGTAGCCGGAGGCAACCTGGAGGAAATCGCTCCCTGCATTGCCTGTCATCAGGGCTGTGCAGGAAACATCTTTGATGGCAAGCCTTTGACCTGCCTGGTCAATCCCCTTGCCGGCAAGGAAGGTACGCGCAAGGTGAAACCGGTATCCAGGTCCAAACGAGTCATGGTGGTCGGCGGCGGACCCGGCGGTCTGGAAGCAGCGTGGATTATGGCGAAGCGCGGACATCAGGTAAGCCTGTACGAAAAGCAAAGTGTATTGGGAGGACAGTTCCGCATTGGTGCAATTGCTCCCGGAAAGGGCGAGCTGACTGCACCGATAGCATACTACCGGCACATGTGTGAGAAATACGGCGTAGTAATTCACTTGAATACGGAAGTTACCGCAGAAATGGTCAAAGCTGAAAAACCCGATGCTGTGGTCCTGGCTACAGGCGGTAAACCTCTGGTTCCCAATATACCCGGTATCGACAATCCAAGGTATGCTCATGCGGTGGATGTTCTCCAGGGTAAAGTTGAAATGGGCAAAAAAGTCCTGATTGTCGGAGGCGGCAGTGTTGGCGTAGAGGTAGCTGATTTCCTGGGCCAGTATGGACGGCATATGACCATTGTCGAAATGAAGGACGAAATTATGGAAGATATGCATTATGTTCATAAAGTCGGAATAAGGGAACGTCTGGATAAGAACAAGGTGGAAATCATTACCGCTGCCAAAGTACGTAAGTTCTCAGATAACACGGTTCTGATTGAAAAGGATGGAAAGCAAACCGAATTAACGGGCTTTGACAACATCATTTTAGCTATGGGCGTTGTTCCCTATAATCCTCTTGAAGAACAGCTCCATGGCATGGTTCCGGAGATTTACACCATCGGCGACGCCAGCAAAGCACGGGATGCGCTGGCTGCTACAGAAGAAGCTTCGAGCCTTGCAGTTAGAATTTAATTGTTGATTTCACGTCCACACCTGTTTTACGGTATGTGATCACAGCACAATAAAGCCATAAAAATCTCCTTCCATTCCGGGAAGGAGATTTTTATAGTTAAGATCTTTATGATTCATAGGTCTGAATGGCCTTGAGAAAGGACTCATAAGGATTGCGGTAACTTATATCCCTGTATACCGGGCGGGAGATAAACGGTTTCACACAGGGACGGCATAATATATACCAGTTCTACCAGTGCATTCCTGCGAGAGGAGTGACCACTTCCCGTGCGATCAACGAAATATCCTACGATGTGGGGATCGGCAGCGTTCTTTTTTGAAATTATCTGATTCTCAAGTCACTGATTGTCAAGTCCGGCACAAAGTCCCGCGTCAGCATATAATTTTCTTTAGACTTTTTCCCGTAAATTAGGGGGAAACAACTGGCTTAGCTTACGGCGATCTGTGTCATCAAATCATCCTCACTGATAATCTGGATGTTCTTACCCTTCCTGCGCCTTAGCAATTTTACCACCGACATTGCCATACTTCCATGCTTCGCAGCCAAGGCTCCCGACAAACAGATAGTCCACCTTCGCGGATACTCCCGATTTCTTGATGCTGCCCTTTTCTGTCAGAAGTTTTTCCATCTCTGCTCTCGATCCGGTCTTGAAATCCCCCGTAAGACAGAATGATTTTCCTTCCAGATTGAAACTGCTGCTTTCCTTAACCGGATTCAGAACTTCATCAATCTCAGACATGAGCTCAACATTTTCTTCGTCACTGAGCTTTCCGTCTTCCAGGATTCTCGTTACAACGCTGAGAATCTTGTCATAAGGATAAACGCCTGCAAGATAATCATTGGATCTCAGCCATTGTTGCAGATCATCAGCCTCTGCCTGATTAATCACCTGATTGGCTGTTATTCCCTTAAGGATGCCATCGAGAACCTGAATTCCAAGCGTGGTTTCATTATACATTTTGGAATGATCTATGCATTCGGCAATCGTCATAAGCTCTCTACTCTCATAATCCGTTACAAGACCGTCTTCCAGAATAACGTTCAATTCAGTGATAATGTGATCAAACAGAGCATACCCCCTATATTTGGAATTCTCATCGATCCATTTCTGTAAAAAGCCGATTTCTTTTTCATCAACAACTCCATCAGCAGTAATACCCTCGATGATTCCGTGAAGGTCGTTAATGTTCGATGCTAACTTCAGATCAGGATTTTTCCTCACCCTGTGCTTATAT includes these proteins:
- a CDS encoding exonuclease domain-containing protein, producing the protein MMDYIVLDIESPNSRGNSICAIGLLTIRNGEIADRRYSLINPEDRFDRNNSAITGITESMVLYSPTFPVYWEQIRDIVTRVPIVGHNIQYDLNVISKALDRYEIPVPEFQYICTLRLSQKLMCEPSYKLGSLAEKIGYEYQQHHALEDAEAADQLFRYLIETYGLDNVQPKTFQYKHRVRKNPDLKLASNINDLHGIIEGITADGVVDEKEIGFLQKWIDENSKYRGYALFDHIITELNVILEDGLVTDYESRELMTIAECIDHSKMYNETTLGIQVLDGILKGITANQVINQAEADDLQQWLRSNDYLAGVYPYDKILSVVTRILEDGKLSDEENVELMSEIDEVLNPVKESSSFNLEGKSFCLTGDFKTGSRAEMEKLLTEKGSIKKSGVSAKVDYLFVGSLGCEAWKYGNVGGKIAKAQEG
- a CDS encoding FAD-dependent oxidoreductase, with translation MPFKTLLSPIRIGSMEVKNRFVVPPMGTCFANQDATVSQRMIDYYSARAKGGFGLITIEVTAVAPEGEAIKTEPGLWDDKFIPQYRKLIDACHKYGAKVSVQLHHAGRQTNTGIMGEQPVSSSPLPCPICAEIPRELTTEEVYTQIQNFIDAAQRAREAGADAVEIHGAHGYLVAQFMSPYSNKRTDEFGGTFINRMRFPTLIIKGIREQVDANFPIIFRISGDEKITGGRTIAETRAIARLFEELGVNAMHVTASVYGSSQWLWAPTEIKAGYIAELAGEVKKSVSIPVITVGRYTDPFIAEDVLLTGKADMVSFGRQSIADPEMPNKVAGGNLEEIAPCIACHQGCAGNIFDGKPLTCLVNPLAGKEGTRKVKPVSRSKRVMVVGGGPGGLEAAWIMAKRGHQVSLYEKQSVLGGQFRIGAIAPGKGELTAPIAYYRHMCEKYGVVIHLNTEVTAEMVKAEKPDAVVLATGGKPLVPNIPGIDNPRYAHAVDVLQGKVEMGKKVLIVGGGSVGVEVADFLGQYGRHMTIVEMKDEIMEDMHYVHKVGIRERLDKNKVEIITAAKVRKFSDNTVLIEKDGKQTELTGFDNIILAMGVVPYNPLEEQLHGMVPEIYTIGDASKARDALAATEEASSLAVRI